The Amphiura filiformis chromosome 12, Afil_fr2py, whole genome shotgun sequence genome includes a region encoding these proteins:
- the LOC140166447 gene encoding uncharacterized protein encodes MESNIKYDRQFNEQDQQPPPYAYATAPGPIPGEYPYIPQSQNTTTVVVGSAPVAVGPPPVTNTVIVRTTQEVAPPTYMVWSILNTFFCCFLFGIVAIIKSSEVSNHMLRGDVTGALQASNAARGWNIAATVTGFIVIPVVVLLNIFLTTAAGGY; translated from the exons ATCAACAGCCACCACCGTATGCCTATGCAACTGCTCCAGGCCCGATACCAGGCGAATACCCTTACATACCGCAAAGTCAAAATACCACTACAGTTGTCGTCGGATCTGCGCCTGTTGCTGTTGGGCCTCCGCCTGTTACTAAT ACAGTAATCGTGCGAACAACCCAAGAAGTAGCCCCACCTACTTACATGGTTTGGTCCATTCTCAATACATTTTTTTGCTGTTTCTTGTTTGGAATCGTCGCCATTATCAAGTCAAGCGAG GTTTCCAACCACATGCTACGGGGTGACGTCACAGGAGCTCTACAAGCTTCCAACGCAGCTCGAGGCTGGAATATCGCAGCGACTGTCACTGGTTTTATTGTCATTCCTGTCGTCGTTCTTCTGAACATATTTTTAACCACCGCGGCCGGTGGCTACTAA